One part of the Vitis riparia cultivar Riparia Gloire de Montpellier isolate 1030 chromosome 6, EGFV_Vit.rip_1.0, whole genome shotgun sequence genome encodes these proteins:
- the LOC117915773 gene encoding molybdopterin synthase catalytic subunit-like isoform X2, with protein sequence MLSELPKALQLRKMADEERNLVEILEEHNVIDIAKYINYVSAPQAGAVATFSGTTRDTFDGKTVVELRYEAYVPMAIRCINDICSSARASWSLISIAVAHRLGPVSVGETSIFIAISSVHRADALDACKFVIDEIKASVPIWKKEVYANGEVWKENSEFLERRSELGNAGLQEGRTCCSRKVKVEAQERKGCCGAKVKVDVE encoded by the exons ATGTTGTCTGAATTACCCAAAGCATTACAGTTGAGGAAGATGGCCGATGAGGAGAGAAACTTGGTTGAAATATTAGAAGAGCATAATGTGATTGACATTGCTAAGTATATAAATTATGTCAGTGCCCCACAGGCAGGCGCTGTAGCAACTTTCTCGGGCACGACTCGTGACACCTTTGATGGTAAAACAGTTGTAGAGTTGAGATACGAAGCTTATGTTCCAATGGCCATCCGCTGCATCAATGACATTTGTTCATCTGCCCGAGCATCCTGGAGCCTCATCTCCATTGCAGTTGCCCACCGCTTGGGACCAGTTTCAGTGGGGGAAACCAGTATCTTCATTGCAATCTCTTCTGTTCACCGGGCTGATGCATTGGACGCTTGTAAGTTTGTGATTGATGAAATTAAGGCATCAGTTCCGATATGGAAGAAGGAGGTGTATGCAAATGGAGAGGTTTGGAAGGAGAACTCTGAGTTTTTGGAGAGGAGGTCAGAGCTTGGTAATGCTGGGCTGCAGGAGGGAAGGACATGCTGTTCAAGAAAAGTAAAGGTGGAG GCACAGGAGAGGAAGGGTTGCTGTGGGGCTAAGGTGAAGGTGGATGTTGAATGA
- the LOC117915773 gene encoding molybdopterin synthase catalytic subunit-like isoform X1, with protein sequence MLSELPKALQLRKMADEERNLVEILEEHNVIDIAKYINYVSAPQAGAVATFSGTTRDTFDGKTVVELRYEAYVPMAIRCINDICSSARASWSLISIAVAHRLGPVSVGETSIFIAISSVHRADALDACKFVIDEIKASVPIWKKEVYANGEVWKENSEFLERRSELGNAGLQEGRTCCSRKVKVEAQERKSCCGAKVKVEGELKFLERRSELGNAGLQEGGTCCSRKVKVEAQERKGCCGAKVKVDVE encoded by the coding sequence ATGTTGTCTGAATTACCCAAAGCATTACAGTTGAGGAAGATGGCCGATGAGGAGAGAAACTTGGTTGAAATATTAGAAGAGCATAATGTGATTGACATTGCTAAGTATATAAATTATGTCAGTGCCCCACAGGCAGGCGCTGTAGCAACTTTCTCGGGCACGACTCGTGACACCTTTGATGGTAAAACAGTTGTAGAGTTGAGATACGAAGCTTATGTTCCAATGGCCATCCGCTGCATCAATGACATTTGTTCATCTGCCCGAGCATCCTGGAGCCTCATCTCCATTGCAGTTGCCCACCGCTTGGGACCAGTTTCAGTGGGGGAAACCAGTATCTTCATTGCAATCTCTTCTGTTCACCGGGCTGATGCATTGGACGCTTGTAAGTTTGTGATTGATGAAATTAAGGCATCAGTTCCGATATGGAAGAAGGAGGTGTATGCAAATGGAGAGGTTTGGAAGGAGAACTCTGAGTTTTTGGAGAGGAGGTCAGAGCTTGGTAATGCTGGGCTGCAGGAGGGAAGGACATGCTGTTCAAGAAAAGTAAAGGTGGAGGCTCAGGAGAGGAAGAGTTGCTGTGGGGCTAAGGTGAAGGTGGAAGGAGAACTCAAGTTTTTGGAGAGGAGGTCAGAGCTAGGAAATGCTGGGCTGCAGGAGGGAGGGACATGCTGTTCAAGAAAAGTAAAGGTGGAGGCACAGGAGAGGAAGGGTTGCTGTGGGGCTAAGGTGAAGGTGGATGTTGAATGA
- the LOC117916947 gene encoding uncharacterized protein LOC117916947: MTAPSCIVPPSEQMIIRPYLVPLLLQFHGMENENPYTHIKDFEEVCHTFQEGVASIDLMRLKLFPFTLKDKVKVWLNSWRPRSIRSWPELQAEFLKKFFPAPRMSPAMKQLLETMCGGDFMSKSPDEALDFLNYVAEISRSWDEPHGKDSSKVKPQNNAKGGMYTLNKDVDVQVKMATLSRRLEELEARGANEIKVVNDVPMQIAQCSICQSGEHLVSECPTILAVREMFMEQANIVNEDDGPKQDEIVNEEVKKKDKLLSPPFPKALRSRKVVNNATEIFEVLKQVKVNIPLLDMIKQVPPYAKFLKDLCTMKRGLNINKKAFLTEQVSAIIQCKTPIKYKDPGYPTISVNIGDTYVEKALLDLGASVNLLPYSVYKQLGLGELKPTSITLSLADRSIKIPRGMIEDVLVQVDKFYYPVDFIVLDTEPIAREPNHVPIILGRPFLATKNALINCRNEVMQLTFGNMTLELNIFHLCKRHPNQDEDEQEEACLIDTLIEEHVEGIREEEMEKAYEEFEEIEQEEKIEEANEITSINHPMQWKAKEKPLSLTNDEEEKKEESPKLNLKPLPTDLKYAYLEEDKFPVAISSKLSYQQKLACWKF; encoded by the exons ATGACTGCACCATCATGCATTGTTCCTCCTAGTGAGCAAATGATCATCCGTCCTTACTTGGTGCCACTTCTTCTTCaattccatggaatggagaatgagaatccTTACACTCacataaaggattttgaagaagtatgtcatacttttcaagaaggggTTGCATCAATTGATCTTATGAGGCTTAAATTGTTTCCTTTCACTCTCAAGGACAAGGTAAAAGTGTGGTTGAATTCTTGGAGACCGCGAAGTATCCGCTCATGGCCTGAACTACAagctgaatttttgaagaagttttttCCAGCTCCTC GTATGTCACCGGCTATGAAACAAttgctagaaaccatgtgtggaggagactttATGAGCAAAAGTCCTGATGAAGCTTTGGATTTTCTAAACTATGTGGCTGAAATATCTAGATCATGGGATGAACCTCATGGAAAAGATTCCAGCAAAGTCAAGCCCCAAAACAATGCTAAAGGAGGAATGTACACTTTGAATAAGGATGTAGATGTGCAAGTAAAAATGGCAACTCtatcaaggagattggaagaactTGAAGCAAGAGGAGCTAATGAAATCAAAGTggttaatgatgttccaatgcAAATTGCTCAATGCTCCATATGTCAATCCGGTGAACATCTAGTGAGCGAATGCCCCACCATACTAGCTGTTAGAGAAATGTTTATGGAGCAAGCTAATATT gtgaATGAAGATGATGGACCAAAGCAAGATGAGATTGTCAATGAAGAGGTTAAGAAGAAAGATAAGCTcttatctccaccttttccaaaagctcTTCGATCAAGGAAGGTGGTAAATAATGCAACTGAGatttttgaagttctcaagcAAGTCAAAGTTAACATACCACTCCTAGACATGATCAAGCAAGTTCCTCCCTATGCCAAGTTCCTTAAAGATTTATGTACAATGAAGAGGGGTTTGAACATCAACAAGAAAGCTTTCTTAACTGAACAAGTTAGTGCAATCATCCAATGTAAGACTccaatcaaatataaagatCCAGGGTATCCTACCATTTCGGTGAATATTGGAGATACATATGTAGAGAAAGCTCTTCTTGACTTGGGTGCAAGTGTAAATCTTCTTCCCTATTCGGTGTACAAGCAATTGGGGCTAGGGGAACTCAAGCCTACTTCTATCACATTATCTTTGGCTGATAGgtcaattaaaattccaagaggaaTGATTGAAGACGTATTGGTTCAAGTGGATAAGTTTTACTATCCGGTTGATTTTATTGTCCTTGATACGGAGCCAATAGCAAGAGAACCTAATCATGTTCCAATCATTCTTGGAAGACCTTTCTTAGCCACAAAAAATGCTTTAATAAATTGCCGGAATGAGGTAATGCAGCTCACTTTTGGGAATATGACTCTTGAGCTGAATATTTTTCATCTATGCAAGAGACATCCAAATCAAGATGAGGATGAACAAGAAGAGGCTTGCTTGATTGATACTCTTATAGAAGAACATGTGGAAGGAATAAGAGAGGAAGAGATGGAAAAGGcttatgaagaatttgaagaaattgaacaagaggaaaaaattgaggaagCTAATGAAATTACTTCCATTAATCATCCAATGCAAtggaaagcaaaagaaaagcctTTATCTCTAACcaatgatgaagaagaaaagaaagaagaatcacctaaGCTCAATCTCAAGCCCTTGCCAACTGATTTAAAATATGCATACCTTGAGGAAGATAAGTTTCCGGTGGCGATCTCTTCAAAATTATCATACCAACAAAAACTAGCTTGTTGGAAGTTctaa